The following DNA comes from Vicinamibacterales bacterium.
GAGGCCGGTTCGCCGTGTTCGACTGGCAGACCGTGTCGGTGGGCACCGGCGCCGACGACGTGGCCCGCATCCTCGCCATGGGCCTGACGAGGGCGGACCGCGCGGCACACCAGACCCGGCTGGTGGATCGCTACCACGCGCGGCTCCGCTCGCACGGCGTGGACGACTACCCCTACGAGCAGTGCGTCCGCGACGTCAGGCTCGGCCTCACGGGCAGCCTGCTGACGAACGTGATCGCGACCTCCGCGCTCGACCTCTCCGCGTTCGCGGCACGCGAGTCCGCCACGGGCGTGACGTTCGTCTACGCCGTCTTCGATCGGCTGGCCGCGGCGTTCGAGGCCAACGACGTCCTGGCCCTGCTGCCGCCGCGCGCCTGACGCGGGACGGGCCCAGGGTCGTGGTCCCGCACGGCCGGCCCCGGCACCGCCGCCGACGCGCCGAGGCCGCGGCTCCGGACCGGACGCGCGCTCCTCCCGCCCTGCCATATGATTCGGCCAGTCCCCGACATGTCCGCCGTGGATCCCGAGCGCTGGCGCGCCCTCAGCCCCTACCTCGACGAGGCGCTGGATCTCGCCACCGAGGCGCGCCCGGCGTGGCTCGCGTCGATTGCGGCGGCCGACCCCGCTCTCGCGGACGACCTGCGCGAGTTCCTGGCCGAACACGACGTCGCGCTGGCGTCGAGGTACCTCGAGGGCGGCGTCGCGGAAGGCCTCCGTCCGCCCGCGGCGCCGCCGGCGCTCGAAGGCCAGGTGGTGGGGGCCTATCGCCTGCTGTCGGTGCTGGGGCACGGCGGCATGGGCAGCGTGTGGCTGGCCGAGCGCTGCGACGGGCGCTTCGAGGGCCGCGCGGCCGTGAAGCTCCTGAACGCCTCGCTCGTCGGTCGCGCCATCGAGGGCCGCTTCCGCCGCGAGGGCACGATCCTCGCGCGCCTCACCCACCCCCACATCGCGCACCTGATCGACGCCGGCGTGACCTCGCGCGGCCAGCCGTACCTCGTGATCGAGCTCGTCGAGGGCACGCACATCGACGCCTACTGCGCCGCGCACGCCCTCGACGTGGAGGCGCGGCTCGCCCTGTTCCTGGAGGTCGTGTCGGCGGTGGCGCACGCCCACGCGAACCTGATCGTCCATCGCGACCTGAAGCCCAGCAACGTGCTGGTCAACGCCTCGGGCCAGGTGAAGCTCCTCGACTTCGGCATCGCCAAACTGATCGAGGACGACGGCGACTGGGCGGACACACCCGTCACGGGCACCCCGGCATCCGGCTCCACGCCGCTCACACGCGAGGCCGGGGTCGCGATGACCCCGCAGTTCGCGGCACCCGAGCAACTGCGGCGGGGGCAGATCACGACGGCGACCGACGTCTATGCGCTGGGCGTCCTGCTGTACGTGCTGCTGACGGGCCAGCATCCGGCGGGGGCGGCGGTCCGGTCGCCCGCCGCGCTGGTCAAGGCCGTGACCGAGGACGAGCCCAGGCGGGCCTCCGACGCCGTCGCCGGGAGGTCCGACGCGCCCGACCTGCAGCTGCGGCACGCGCTGCAGTGCGGATCCACCCCGCAGCGCCTCGGCCGGGCGCTTCGGGGCGACCTCGACACGATCCTGGCGACGGCGCTCAAGAAGGATCCGCGGGAGCGCTATCCGTCGGCCGCGGCCCTGGCCGACGACATCCGCCGGCACCTGGACCGGGAACCCATCGCGGCGCGTCCCGACACCGTCCGGTACCGGATCGCGAAGTTCGTGGGCCGCCACACCCGGGGCGTCGCCGCCGTCGGCACGACGGTCGTGCTGCTGATCGGCCTGGTCGCCTTCTACACGGCACGGCTCGCCGCCGAACGCGACCGGGCGCAGCGCGAGGCGGACCGGGCGTCGAAGGTCAGCGAGGCGCTCACCGGCCTCCTGATGGGCGCCGATCCCATCAGCAACCGGGCCACGGGCGAGCCGCTGACGGTGCGCGGGCTGATCGACGCCGGCGCGGAGCAGGCGCAGAAGGGCCTGGTGGCGCAGCCGGAGGCCCAGGCCGAGATCCTCACGGTGCTCGGGCGGCTGTACCGCCGCTTCGGCGCCTACGATCGGGCCAAGGCCCTCCTGGAGCAGGCCCTGGCGAGCGGCGAGCAGGCCTACGGGCCCGAACACCTGAAGCTCGCGGCCACGCTGAACGACCTGGGAGCGCTCCTGACCGAGACGGGCGACTACGTCGCCGCGACCCGCAGCCTGGAGCGCGCGCTGGCGATGCGCCGCCACCTGCTCGGCACCGATCACGCCGACGTGGCGGTGTCGATGGTGGAGCTGGGCCGCGTGTTCCAGGACCGCGGGCTGAACGACCGGGCCGAGCCCCTCCAGCGCGAGGCCCTGGACATCCGGACCCGCGTGCTCGGCCCGGGTGATCGCGAGACGGCCGTCAGCCTGAGCGACCTGGCCTCGGTGCTCCGGCTGAAGGGCGACCTCGACGGCGCGGAGGCGCTGCTCACCCAGTCCCTGGAGATCAACCGCCGCACCCGCGGCGAGCGCCACGCCAACACGGGCACGACGCTGCACGACCTCGGGCTCGTGGCCGCGACCCGCGGCGACGTCCGTCGGGCCGAGACGCTCTTCCGCCAGGCGATGGACATCCACCGCGAGGCGCTCGGCGACGCGCACCCCGCCGTGGCCACCTCGCTCAACAGCCTCGCGCACCTGCTGATCGCCCAGCGCCGCTACGACGAGGCGGCCGACGCGCTGAACCGTGCGCTCGAGATCGTGCGCACCTCGCTGGGCCAGAACCACCAGCTCGTGGCCGTCTACGCGGCCAACCTGGCCACGATCCACCTGGCGCGGCGGAATCCCGAGGCCGCCGAGGCACTGCTGCGCGACGCCCTGCGCATCCGCGGCCTCGCGCCCGAGATCATGCCGAGCCGCCGGCGGATGCTGGCCATCGACGACTGGCCCGTCGGCCGCATCGAGACGCGGCTGGGCGAAGCCCTCAGCGACCAGGGGCGCTACGACGCCGCCGAGACCGCGCTGCTCGACGCGCGGCGCCATCTGGAAGGCGCGCCGGCGCGGTCGCCCGACGACCTCCGGGACAACGCGGCGACGCTCGTCGAGCTCTACGGCCGCACGGGCCGGCCCGAGCGCGCGGCCGAGTACCGCGCGGCGGCCGGCGGGATCCGCTGAGCGGCGGCCCGACGGCCCACGGCCTGCCCCCGCGCACGGCGGCTTCCCGACGCGCTACTCGAAGCGCAGCGCGTCGATGGGATCGAGCCCGGCGGCCTTCCGGGCCGGATAGAAGCCGAAGAACACGCCCGTCATGGCCGCGAACGCGAAGGCCACGCCGACGGCGCCGGCGGTGACCGACGTGGGCCACGTCATCCACGCGGTGATGCCGCGGGCCACGCCGAGCCCGAGCGCGATGCCGATGCCGCCGCCGATCGCGCTCAGCACGACCGCCTCGACCAGGAACTGCAGGAGGACGTCGCGGCCCTTCGCGCCGACCGCCATGCGCAGGCCGATCTCACGCGTCCGCTCCGTGACCGAGACCAGCATGATGTTCATGATGCCGATGCCGCCCACCAGGAGCGACACGCCGGCGATGCCGGCCAGGAGTCCCGTCATGGTCTCGGTGGCCTGGACGCGCACGCTCGCCATCTCCTCGAGCGTGCGCACCATGAAGTCGTCGGCGTCGCCGGGCTGGATCCGGTGGCGCAGGCGGAGCACGGCCGCGATGCGCTCGGCGGTGGCGGGTGTGTCCGCGGCCGATGCGGCCGACACGGTCACGTTCTGGATGAACGTGATCCCGCGCAGCTTCTTCATGACGGTGGTGTACGGGACGTAGACGACGTCGTCCTGGTCCTGGCCCATGCCGGACTGGCCCTTGCTCGACATGACCCCGACGACCGTGAACGGCTGGTTGTTGACGCGGATCACCTCGCCGGTGGGATCGACGCCGGCCCCGAACAGCTGTTCGCTGACGACCGAGCCGAGCACGGCGACCTTCGACGCCGTGGCCACGTCCACCGGGGCGAAGAAGCGGCCGTAGACCTCGGGCCACGATCGGATGAGCGGCAGGTCCACGTCGGTGCCCTGCACCTGGGTCCCCCAGTTGAGATTGCCCGCCACGATCTGCGCGCGGGTGTTGACGCCGGCCGCCAGGTATTGAACGCCCGGCACGTCGCGGATGGCGTCGGCGTCCTCCGGCGTCAGCGTGCTGGCGTTGCCCTGGCCGAGGCGCACGCCGCCCTGCTGGAAGTTGCCGGCGTTGACCATGATCATGTTGGTGCCGGCGGCGCTGATCTGCGATTCGATCGACGACTGCGCGCCGGTCCCGAGCGCCACCATCGTGATCACGGCCGACACGCCGATGATCATCCCGAGCATCGTGAGCGCGGTCCGCATCTTGTTGCGGGCCAGGGCCTTGATCGCCACGCGGAACACCATCAGGAACGACATGCTCAGACCGCCTCCTCGTCGTCCGGGGGAAGCCGGGCCAGCTCGTCGGCCGCGTCCCGGCGATGCGCCACGGGGCGGTCGGCCACGACGTGGCCGTCGCGAAACGCCACGACGCGGGTGGCGTACTCCGCGATGTCGGGCTCGTGGGTGATGACGAGCACCGTGATCTGGCGCTCGGCGTTGAGGCGCTGGAAGAGCCCCATGATCTCGATGCTGGTCCGCGTGTCGAGATTGCCCGTGGGCTCGTCGGCCAGCAGGATCGACGGCGCGTTGACGAGCGCCCGGGCGATGGCCACGCGCTGCTGCTGACCGCCCGAGAGCTGGTTGGGATAGTGGTCGAGCCGCTCGCCGAGACCCACCGCTTCCAGCATCTCCCTGGCGAGCGCGCGGCGGCCGGCCGTGGTCGTCGAGGAGCCCGCGTACAGGAGCGGCAGTTCCACGTTGTCCATGGCCGAGGTGCGCGTCAGCAGGTTGAAGCCCTGGAAGACGAAGCCGATCTTGCGGTTCCTGACCTCGGCGAGCTGGTTGCGCGACATCTGCGACACATCCGGGCCGTCGAGGAAGTAGTGGCCGGAGGTCGGGCGATCCAGGCAGCCGATGATGTGCATGAACGTGGACTTGCCCGACCCCGACGGTCCCGTCACCGCCACGAACTCGCCCCGCCCCACCTCGATCGTCACGCCGCGCAGGGCCCGGACCTTGTGGTCGCCCACGGCGTAGGTCTTGACGAGGTCGCTCGTCGCGATGACCGCCGGCGCCATGTCAGCGCGGCCCGCGGCCGCGTCCGGGCATCAGCGGGTTCGCCGTGCCGCCGGGGGCCGGCGTGGCGCGCGCGGAGGCGACGCCGGTGAGGCCGGTGACCACCTCCATGTTCTCCTCCAGCCCGCCGCCGAGCAGCTCGGTGAAGGAGCCGTCGGTCACCCCCAGCCGGACGTTCACGGGCTTGAGCTCGCGATTGGAGAAGATCCAGAGCCGGCCTCGTGACTCGATCGGCGGCAGCGGGGCGAAGAGCTCGTCGATCGTCTGCGCCGCCGACGACGCCGCGTCCGGCGTCCCGGTGCCCGCAGGGCGGGCCCGTCGAGGCGCCGCCCCGGCCCCAGCCGCACCGGCGTCCTGGCTCCGGGCCTGTCGGCGCGCCAGGAACTGCTCCCGCTCCTCGGGCGACATGTTCGCCATGCGGTCCCGCAGGCGCGCCTGCCTGTCGGCCGCGGCCGCATCGCCGCCTGGACCACCAGGCCGCCGGCCTGCGCCGGCGGCCGCGTCGGCCGACGGGGTCTGACCCGCCGCGGGTCGGTCCGGACCTGGTGCCGGGCGGGTCGCTCCAGCAGCCGCAGGTGAGCCGGCGGGCGTGGGGGGCGCGTCAGC
Coding sequences within:
- a CDS encoding serine/threonine-protein kinase — protein: MIRPVPDMSAVDPERWRALSPYLDEALDLATEARPAWLASIAAADPALADDLREFLAEHDVALASRYLEGGVAEGLRPPAAPPALEGQVVGAYRLLSVLGHGGMGSVWLAERCDGRFEGRAAVKLLNASLVGRAIEGRFRREGTILARLTHPHIAHLIDAGVTSRGQPYLVIELVEGTHIDAYCAAHALDVEARLALFLEVVSAVAHAHANLIVHRDLKPSNVLVNASGQVKLLDFGIAKLIEDDGDWADTPVTGTPASGSTPLTREAGVAMTPQFAAPEQLRRGQITTATDVYALGVLLYVLLTGQHPAGAAVRSPAALVKAVTEDEPRRASDAVAGRSDAPDLQLRHALQCGSTPQRLGRALRGDLDTILATALKKDPRERYPSAAALADDIRRHLDREPIAARPDTVRYRIAKFVGRHTRGVAAVGTTVVLLIGLVAFYTARLAAERDRAQREADRASKVSEALTGLLMGADPISNRATGEPLTVRGLIDAGAEQAQKGLVAQPEAQAEILTVLGRLYRRFGAYDRAKALLEQALASGEQAYGPEHLKLAATLNDLGALLTETGDYVAATRSLERALAMRRHLLGTDHADVAVSMVELGRVFQDRGLNDRAEPLQREALDIRTRVLGPGDRETAVSLSDLASVLRLKGDLDGAEALLTQSLEINRRTRGERHANTGTTLHDLGLVAATRGDVRRAETLFRQAMDIHREALGDAHPAVATSLNSLAHLLIAQRRYDEAADALNRALEIVRTSLGQNHQLVAVYAANLATIHLARRNPEAAEALLRDALRIRGLAPEIMPSRRRMLAIDDWPVGRIETRLGEALSDQGRYDAAETALLDARRHLEGAPARSPDDLRDNAATLVELYGRTGRPERAAEYRAAAGGIR
- a CDS encoding ABC transporter permease, with translation MSFLMVFRVAIKALARNKMRTALTMLGMIIGVSAVITMVALGTGAQSSIESQISAAGTNMIMVNAGNFQQGGVRLGQGNASTLTPEDADAIRDVPGVQYLAAGVNTRAQIVAGNLNWGTQVQGTDVDLPLIRSWPEVYGRFFAPVDVATASKVAVLGSVVSEQLFGAGVDPTGEVIRVNNQPFTVVGVMSSKGQSGMGQDQDDVVYVPYTTVMKKLRGITFIQNVTVSAASAADTPATAERIAAVLRLRHRIQPGDADDFMVRTLEEMASVRVQATETMTGLLAGIAGVSLLVGGIGIMNIMLVSVTERTREIGLRMAVGAKGRDVLLQFLVEAVVLSAIGGGIGIALGLGVARGITAWMTWPTSVTAGAVGVAFAFAAMTGVFFGFYPARKAAGLDPIDALRFE
- a CDS encoding ABC transporter ATP-binding protein — its product is MAPAVIATSDLVKTYAVGDHKVRALRGVTIEVGRGEFVAVTGPSGSGKSTFMHIIGCLDRPTSGHYFLDGPDVSQMSRNQLAEVRNRKIGFVFQGFNLLTRTSAMDNVELPLLYAGSSTTTAGRRALAREMLEAVGLGERLDHYPNQLSGGQQQRVAIARALVNAPSILLADEPTGNLDTRTSIEIMGLFQRLNAERQITVLVITHEPDIAEYATRVVAFRDGHVVADRPVAHRRDAADELARLPPDDEEAV